The Halogeometricum rufum genome has a segment encoding these proteins:
- a CDS encoding helix-turn-helix domain-containing protein: MYEATFEISGDGGYSVATAATEASVELWCNDHCDLLHVRGPDAESVVERVERLVGVRERLDRSAEVLLITDDCLRRRETDAIETYLVRNDCLLLPPLRYEGGAKVCRVLALDSASLTDLYRELVDDGTTVDVLSKRHVNVVSEGAPLSPAMALPDLSPRQYDALRLAVEDGYYEIPRRTTTAELADRLGVSRRTAEEHLRRAENKLVAAVFAHLRGRGHGHGGGRTD; encoded by the coding sequence GTGTACGAGGCGACGTTCGAGATTTCGGGCGACGGGGGGTACTCGGTGGCGACGGCCGCGACGGAGGCGTCCGTCGAACTGTGGTGCAACGACCACTGCGACCTGTTGCACGTCCGCGGGCCCGACGCCGAGTCGGTGGTCGAACGCGTCGAACGCCTCGTCGGCGTCCGCGAACGACTCGACCGCTCGGCGGAGGTGCTCCTCATCACCGACGACTGCCTCCGACGGCGCGAGACGGACGCCATCGAGACGTACCTCGTCCGCAACGACTGTCTCCTCCTCCCGCCCCTCCGCTACGAGGGCGGCGCGAAGGTCTGTCGCGTCCTCGCCCTCGACTCCGCGTCGCTGACCGACCTCTACCGCGAACTCGTCGACGACGGGACGACGGTGGACGTGCTCTCGAAACGGCACGTGAACGTGGTTTCGGAGGGCGCGCCGCTCTCGCCGGCGATGGCACTTCCGGACCTCAGTCCGCGGCAGTACGACGCCCTCAGACTCGCCGTCGAGGACGGCTACTACGAGATACCGCGCCGGACGACGACGGCCGAACTGGCCGACCGTCTCGGAGTCAGTCGACGGACGGCCGAAGAACACCTGCGGCGCGCGGAGAACAAACTGGTCGCCGCCGTGTTCGCGCACCTCCGCGGCCGCGGGCACGGGCACGGCGGCGGGCGGACGGACTGA
- the hutG gene encoding formimidoylglutamase has protein sequence MTGPAPEWSGTSSDPNDEQFGHVVDRATVDAAGEYAAVLVGEPYDGAVIGRPGARDGPTAIRDALAGVKTHHFDAGPVARIGDVGDVDLARGSVRDVQSSLRAETARLYDAGAVPAFLGGDNSLTYPNVAPLLDRDDAGRVGVVSFDAHLDCREVRAGPTSGTPYRQLHDAGLDTLCVVGARHFETTTAYADYLDARGGSVLTAESVGAGVDATLERVRTALSDVDTVYVSVDVDVLDATAAPGVSAPTPGGLTSRELFALVRGVAVDDRVRGFEVVECAPSLDPTPTGRTAATAARAVAHFLGGAGA, from the coding sequence ATGACCGGTCCGGCCCCCGAGTGGTCCGGCACGTCCTCGGACCCGAACGACGAGCAGTTCGGGCACGTCGTCGACCGGGCGACGGTCGACGCGGCCGGCGAGTACGCGGCCGTCCTCGTCGGCGAACCGTACGACGGCGCGGTCATCGGCCGCCCCGGCGCGCGCGACGGGCCGACGGCCATCCGCGACGCCCTCGCGGGCGTGAAGACCCACCACTTCGACGCTGGACCGGTCGCCCGAATCGGCGACGTCGGCGACGTGGACCTCGCCCGCGGGAGCGTCCGCGACGTGCAGTCGTCGCTCCGAGCGGAGACGGCCCGTCTGTACGACGCCGGGGCGGTGCCGGCGTTCCTCGGCGGCGACAACTCGCTGACGTACCCGAACGTCGCGCCACTCCTCGACCGAGACGACGCCGGCCGCGTCGGCGTCGTCAGTTTCGACGCGCACCTCGACTGCCGCGAGGTGCGGGCCGGGCCGACCAGCGGAACGCCCTACCGGCAACTGCACGACGCCGGACTCGACACCCTCTGCGTCGTCGGCGCGCGCCACTTCGAGACGACGACGGCGTACGCCGACTACCTCGACGCGCGCGGCGGGAGCGTCCTCACCGCCGAGTCGGTCGGCGCGGGCGTCGACGCGACCCTCGAACGGGTTCGAACGGCGCTCTCGGACGTGGACACGGTCTACGTCAGCGTGGACGTGGACGTGCTGGACGCGACGGCCGCACCCGGCGTGAGTGCGCCGACGCCCGGCGGTCTCACCTCGCGGGAACTGTTCGCCCTCGTCCGCGGCGTCGCGGTCGACGACAGGGTCCGCGGGTTCGAGGTGGTGGAGTGCGCGCCGTCGCTGGACCCGACGCCGACCGGGCGCACCGCGGCGACGGCCGCGCGCGCCGTCGCGCACTTCCTCGGAGGTGCGGGCGCGTGA
- a CDS encoding metal-dependent hydrolase family protein, with protein MSADRLVFEGGRVADADGTRRADVVVDADTGRIVSGDGDADGGDVDVETVDVSGQVVAPGLVDSHVHLMMDARPDVATTAEEGPELLSYRAAANLRANVEAGVTTVRDLGAPGSLAIDAGRAVDEGVLDGPNVVACGENVVMTGGHGHWFGREADGADEVRKAAREQLKRGAGVVKTMATGGVLTEGAVTGAPELTQQELSALVDAASAKGVPTAAHAHGREGIRNAVRAGITSVEHGTFMDEDTAELMAREGTYWVPTASALEGIVENGVEAGIPEEAVEKAEDAQERFERAWEHALDAGVTIAMGTDAGTPFNFHGENALREMELMVEYGLTSTAALEAATVTAAELLGLSDVGRVAEGYRADLLVLDDDPNEDVTAWRDAAAVYRDGERVA; from the coding sequence ATGAGCGCAGACCGACTCGTGTTCGAGGGCGGCCGCGTCGCCGACGCCGACGGAACGCGGCGCGCGGACGTGGTCGTGGACGCCGACACCGGACGAATCGTCTCGGGAGACGGCGACGCCGACGGCGGCGACGTGGACGTGGAGACGGTCGACGTGTCGGGCCAGGTGGTCGCACCGGGCCTCGTCGACTCGCACGTCCACCTGATGATGGACGCCCGACCGGACGTGGCGACGACGGCGGAGGAGGGGCCGGAACTGCTGAGTTACCGCGCCGCGGCGAACCTCCGCGCGAACGTCGAGGCGGGCGTGACGACGGTCCGGGACCTCGGCGCGCCGGGGAGTCTCGCCATCGACGCCGGACGCGCCGTCGACGAGGGCGTCCTCGACGGTCCGAACGTCGTCGCCTGCGGCGAGAACGTCGTCATGACGGGCGGACACGGCCACTGGTTCGGCCGCGAGGCCGACGGCGCGGACGAGGTGCGGAAGGCCGCCCGCGAACAACTGAAGCGCGGCGCGGGCGTGGTCAAGACGATGGCGACGGGCGGCGTCCTCACCGAGGGAGCCGTCACCGGCGCGCCGGAACTCACGCAGCAGGAACTGTCAGCGCTCGTGGACGCGGCGTCGGCGAAGGGCGTCCCGACGGCGGCGCACGCACACGGGCGGGAGGGCATCCGAAACGCCGTCCGCGCGGGCATCACGAGCGTCGAACACGGCACGTTCATGGACGAGGACACGGCCGAACTGATGGCGCGCGAGGGGACGTACTGGGTGCCGACGGCCAGCGCGTTGGAGGGCATCGTCGAGAACGGCGTCGAGGCGGGAATCCCCGAAGAGGCCGTCGAGAAGGCCGAGGACGCACAGGAGCGGTTCGAACGCGCGTGGGAACACGCCCTCGACGCGGGCGTGACCATCGCGATGGGCACCGACGCGGGGACGCCGTTCAACTTCCACGGCGAGAACGCCCTCCGCGAGATGGAACTGATGGTCGAGTACGGACTCACGTCGACGGCGGCGCTGGAAGCCGCCACCGTCACCGCCGCCGAACTCCTCGGCCTCTCGGACGTGGGGCGCGTCGCCGAGGGCTATCGCGCCGACCTGCTGGTTCTCGACGACGACCCGAACGAGGACGTGACCGCGTGGCGCGACGCCGCGGCCGTCTACCGCGACGGCGAGCGGGTGGCGTGA
- a CDS encoding redox-regulated ATPase YchF, producing MSYKIGLVGKPSVGKSSFFNAATMNDVPEGAYPFTTIDPSVGEAYVRVDCAAPEFDETCTPSVGFCDHGTRFVPVKLVDVAGLIPGAHEGKGLGNQFLTDLNEADVLVHVVDFSGETDIEGEKTEGHDPRDDIDFLEDELDMWYLDVLEKGLERYRSGYHGEEKNVEEDLAEQMSAFKTNKDEIKQVVLSLGRSLDPDEWDDEDKEAIAREIRKRTKPMLIAANKMDKPAAQENFEEITSDPDYDHLTFVPASAHAEKALKKAEAGGVVDYEPGADDFDIVGDVSEDQEEGLEQIREFLDAYGGAGVQRSLEAALFDVMGAIAIFPGSANGRSDTQGVFRDCFILPEGSTTEDFAYHLHSDIGDGLLHGIDCRSERQVGSDHELDHRDVLEIVTTG from the coding sequence ATGAGCTACAAGATCGGACTCGTCGGCAAGCCCTCTGTCGGCAAGTCCTCCTTCTTCAACGCGGCGACGATGAACGACGTGCCCGAGGGGGCGTACCCGTTCACCACTATCGACCCCTCCGTCGGCGAGGCGTACGTCCGCGTCGACTGCGCGGCCCCCGAGTTCGACGAGACGTGCACGCCCTCCGTCGGGTTCTGCGACCACGGCACGCGGTTCGTCCCGGTGAAACTCGTCGACGTGGCGGGTCTCATCCCCGGGGCGCACGAGGGGAAGGGCCTCGGCAACCAGTTCCTGACCGACCTGAACGAGGCGGACGTCCTCGTGCACGTCGTCGACTTCTCCGGCGAGACGGACATCGAGGGCGAGAAGACGGAGGGGCACGACCCGCGCGACGACATCGACTTCCTCGAGGACGAACTCGACATGTGGTATCTCGACGTGCTGGAGAAGGGGTTAGAGCGCTACCGGTCGGGCTACCACGGCGAGGAGAAGAACGTCGAGGAGGACCTCGCGGAGCAGATGTCGGCGTTCAAGACGAACAAAGACGAGATAAAGCAGGTCGTGCTGAGCCTCGGACGCTCGCTGGACCCCGACGAGTGGGACGACGAGGACAAGGAGGCCATCGCCCGGGAGATTCGCAAGCGGACGAAACCGATGCTCATCGCGGCGAACAAGATGGACAAGCCCGCCGCACAGGAGAACTTCGAGGAGATAACGTCGGACCCCGACTACGACCACCTGACGTTCGTCCCCGCGAGCGCGCACGCGGAGAAGGCGCTGAAGAAGGCCGAAGCCGGGGGCGTCGTCGACTACGAACCCGGCGCGGACGACTTCGACATCGTCGGCGACGTGAGCGAAGACCAGGAGGAGGGACTCGAACAGATTCGGGAGTTCCTCGACGCGTACGGCGGCGCGGGCGTCCAGCGGTCGCTGGAGGCGGCCCTGTTCGACGTGATGGGCGCGATAGCCATCTTCCCGGGGAGCGCCAACGGGAGGTCCGACACGCAGGGCGTGTTCCGGGACTGCTTCATCCTCCCTGAGGGGTCGACGACGGAGGACTTCGCCTACCACCTGCACTCGGACATCGGCGACGGACTCCTGCACGGCATCGACTGCCGGTCGGAGCGACAGGTCGGCTCCGACCACGAACTCGACCACCGCGACGTGTTGGAAATCGTGACCACTGGCTGA
- the hutI gene encoding imidazolonepropionase codes for MTDLLLTDAAEVVTYADHERFERTEDAAVAVDDGRVVAVGPTAAVTDDYPESDADAVVDCAGRAVVPGFVDPHTHALFAGDRSDEFEAKLRGQTYQEILEAGGGILRTVEAVRAASTDELVANLRDELDVMLAHGTTTAEVKSGYGLDAETELRMLDAIDRAAAEHPVRVVPTFMGAHAVPTGRDADDYVEEVVTEQIPAVAEQGVAAFCDVFCEEGVFDVAQSRRVLEAGIEHGLTPKVHAEELSHLGGTQLAAEVGAASADHLLHATDEDVDALVAADVTPVLLPGTAFGLGAAYADAEAFLDRGAPLALATDLNPNCYSQSMPFAMTLGCVEMGLTPAQALGAATANAARAVDRPDAGRLEPGSPADLAVLDAPSHVHLSYNFGVNPVDTVVVGGEVAHE; via the coding sequence GTGACGGACCTGCTGCTGACCGACGCGGCGGAAGTCGTCACCTACGCCGACCACGAGCGATTCGAGCGAACCGAAGACGCCGCCGTCGCCGTCGACGACGGCCGCGTCGTCGCCGTCGGACCGACCGCGGCGGTGACCGACGACTACCCCGAGAGCGACGCGGACGCCGTCGTCGACTGCGCGGGGCGCGCCGTCGTGCCGGGGTTCGTCGACCCGCACACCCACGCCCTGTTCGCGGGCGACCGCTCGGACGAGTTCGAGGCCAAACTCCGCGGGCAGACGTATCAGGAGATTCTCGAAGCGGGCGGCGGCATCCTCCGAACCGTCGAGGCCGTCCGCGCGGCGTCGACCGACGAACTGGTCGCGAACCTCCGCGACGAACTCGACGTGATGTTGGCGCACGGGACGACGACCGCCGAGGTGAAGTCGGGCTACGGACTCGACGCGGAGACCGAACTGCGGATGCTCGACGCCATCGACCGCGCGGCCGCAGAGCACCCGGTCCGGGTCGTCCCGACGTTCATGGGCGCACACGCGGTGCCGACGGGGCGCGACGCCGACGACTACGTCGAGGAAGTCGTGACCGAGCAGATTCCCGCCGTCGCCGAGCAGGGAGTCGCGGCGTTCTGCGACGTGTTCTGCGAGGAGGGCGTCTTCGACGTGGCGCAGTCGCGTCGCGTGCTGGAGGCGGGGATAGAACACGGCCTGACGCCGAAGGTCCACGCCGAGGAGTTGAGCCACCTCGGCGGGACGCAGTTGGCCGCCGAGGTGGGCGCGGCCAGCGCGGACCACCTCCTGCACGCCACCGACGAGGACGTCGACGCCCTCGTCGCCGCCGACGTGACGCCCGTCCTCCTGCCGGGGACGGCGTTCGGTCTCGGCGCGGCGTACGCCGACGCCGAGGCGTTCCTCGACCGCGGCGCACCCCTGGCGCTCGCGACCGACCTCAACCCGAACTGCTACTCGCAGAGCATGCCGTTCGCCATGACGCTGGGGTGCGTCGAGATGGGACTGACGCCCGCGCAGGCCCTCGGCGCGGCGACGGCGAACGCCGCCCGCGCGGTGGACAGACCGGACGCCGGCCGACTCGAACCCGGGTCGCCCGCGGACCTCGCGGTGCTGGACGCGCCGAGTCACGTCCACCTGTCGTACAACTTCGGGGTGAACCCGGTCGACACCGTCGTCGTCGGCGGGGAGGTGGCGCATGAGTGA
- a CDS encoding SDR family oxidoreductase codes for MLEDLSGRSALVTGASSGIGAATARRLAAEGADVALLARREARLESLAADVEAEHGVETAVVPADVRDEDAVTAAVERTLDSFGRVDVAVVNAGVARGSDVASMSTDDYRTMTDTNVDGSFFLARAVLPHLVETEGTLVFVGSFAGQYPRPFNPVYAATKWWVRGFAHSVAAQVGDDGVAVSVVNPTEVRSEFAVEGETFEERFDPGEVTEPEEVADAIAFAAMQDNSAVQELDLYRRDKFGGW; via the coding sequence ATGTTGGAAGACCTGTCGGGACGGAGCGCACTCGTGACCGGCGCGAGTTCGGGCATCGGCGCGGCGACGGCGCGGCGACTGGCCGCCGAGGGCGCGGACGTCGCCCTCCTCGCCAGACGCGAGGCGCGACTGGAGTCGCTGGCGGCGGACGTCGAAGCCGAACACGGCGTCGAGACGGCCGTGGTGCCGGCGGACGTGCGCGACGAGGACGCCGTCACGGCGGCCGTCGAACGGACGCTCGACTCGTTCGGCCGGGTGGACGTGGCCGTCGTCAACGCCGGCGTCGCCCGCGGGTCCGACGTGGCGTCGATGTCCACGGACGACTACCGGACGATGACCGACACCAACGTCGACGGCTCGTTCTTCCTCGCTCGCGCCGTCCTCCCGCACCTCGTCGAGACGGAGGGAACGCTGGTCTTCGTCGGCAGTTTCGCCGGGCAGTACCCCCGACCGTTCAACCCCGTCTACGCCGCGACGAAGTGGTGGGTCCGGGGCTTCGCCCACAGCGTCGCCGCGCAGGTGGGCGACGACGGCGTCGCCGTCAGCGTCGTCAACCCCACCGAGGTCCGCTCTGAGTTCGCCGTCGAGGGGGAGACGTTCGAAGAGCGGTTCGACCCCGGCGAGGTGACCGAACCCGAGGAGGTGGCCGACGCTATCGCCTTCGCGGCCATGCAGGACAACTCCGCGGTGCAGGAACTGGACCTCTACCGCCGGGACAAGTTCGGCGGGTGGTGA
- a CDS encoding DUF2270 domain-containing protein — protein MPEGRSETPDDGPAVDEHVGRGLLDVDMGPSSAMAHLYRGEIHRMKLWRERLDRTTNWAVILMAAVLTWAFSQPSHPHYILLLGNAAVGLFLSIEARRYRAYDVWRSRVRYLQEHVWAPGLDPDSPLRDEDWRSELAEDYRNPTLKISFEEALAHRLRRVYLPLFAVQNGAWLLRVTAFSADPWPESAAVGMISGVAVTAIVVSLFAAAAVIAYRPRTWHTRGELLSEELRENRTGSGPTAGEDERRI, from the coding sequence ATGCCCGAGGGTCGTAGCGAGACGCCGGACGACGGGCCGGCGGTCGACGAACACGTCGGCCGCGGACTGCTCGACGTGGACATGGGCCCGAGTTCGGCGATGGCCCACCTCTACCGCGGCGAGATACACCGGATGAAACTGTGGCGAGAGCGACTGGACCGGACGACCAACTGGGCGGTCATCCTGATGGCCGCGGTGCTGACGTGGGCGTTCTCGCAACCGTCGCATCCGCACTACATCCTCCTCCTCGGCAACGCCGCCGTCGGCCTCTTCCTCTCCATCGAGGCCCGCCGGTACCGCGCGTACGACGTGTGGCGCTCTCGCGTTCGCTACCTGCAAGAACACGTCTGGGCGCCCGGACTGGACCCCGACTCGCCCCTCCGCGACGAGGACTGGCGCTCCGAACTCGCCGAGGACTACCGCAACCCGACGCTGAAGATATCGTTCGAGGAGGCACTCGCCCACCGCCTCCGCCGGGTGTACCTCCCCCTGTTCGCCGTCCAGAACGGGGCGTGGTTGCTCCGCGTGACGGCGTTCTCCGCCGACCCGTGGCCCGAGAGCGCGGCCGTCGGGATGATTTCGGGCGTCGCCGTCACCGCTATCGTCGTCTCCCTGTTCGCCGCCGCGGCGGTCATCGCCTACCGCCCGCGGACGTGGCACACGCGGGGCGAACTGCTGTCCGAGGAACTCCGCGAGAACCGCACGGGGTCGGGTCCGACGGCGGGCGAGGACGAACGGCGCATCTGA
- the hutH gene encoding histidine ammonia-lyase — protein MSDGASDAVTPDTVVVDGESLTPEDVEAVARRGARVEVAEEARAAVVAARERVDEIVESGQAVYGLNTGFGELVDTRIEPSEVEQLQTNLLRSHASGAGRTLDAEEVRAMILTRLNALAKGYSGVREVVVDYLATMLNERIHPVVRSRGSLGASGDLAPLAHLSVVLLGEGEATVASEAVGDDDSAPNGDGGRERLSGADALATAGLTPLTLAPKEGLALINGTQLTTGIAALLVVDAERLCEAADAAGALTTEVTMGTTANCDPAVHRVRPHGGQAAVAEHVRALTADSEIVESHANCDRVQDAYSVRCLPQVHGAVRDAVAHLREAVAVELNSATDNPLVFDAREADSRATGTDDAVVISGGNFHGEPLALRLDYLVSALTELAAISERRVDRTVNPNLQEDHLPPFLAADPGLDSGFMIPQYTAASLINEMRATGRPSMDNTPVSGGQEDHVSMSATSALAAKSALSNARTVVAVELLTGAQASEFVDDALSHGRGTAAVYELVREVSPPVTDDRSLDDDIEAVADAVAAGRLEERLADAV, from the coding sequence ATGAGTGACGGCGCCTCGGACGCCGTGACTCCCGACACCGTCGTCGTCGACGGCGAGTCGCTCACCCCCGAGGACGTCGAGGCCGTCGCTCGCCGCGGCGCGCGAGTCGAAGTCGCCGAGGAGGCGCGGGCGGCCGTCGTCGCCGCCCGCGAACGCGTCGACGAAATCGTCGAGAGCGGACAGGCCGTCTACGGGCTGAACACCGGGTTCGGCGAACTGGTCGACACCCGCATCGAACCGTCCGAAGTCGAACAGCTCCAGACGAACCTGCTCCGGAGTCACGCCTCCGGCGCGGGGCGGACGCTCGACGCGGAGGAGGTCCGCGCGATGATTCTCACCCGGCTGAACGCCCTCGCGAAGGGCTACTCGGGCGTCCGCGAAGTCGTCGTCGACTACCTCGCGACGATGCTGAACGAGCGCATCCATCCGGTGGTTCGCTCGCGCGGGAGTCTCGGCGCGTCGGGTGACCTCGCCCCCCTCGCGCACCTCTCCGTGGTCCTCCTCGGCGAGGGCGAGGCGACGGTGGCCAGTGAAGCCGTCGGCGACGACGACTCCGCGCCGAACGGAGACGGCGGCCGAGAACGGCTCTCCGGCGCGGACGCGTTGGCGACGGCGGGGTTGACGCCGCTGACGCTCGCGCCGAAGGAGGGGCTGGCGCTCATCAACGGGACGCAGTTGACGACGGGCATCGCGGCGTTGCTCGTCGTGGACGCCGAACGACTCTGCGAGGCGGCCGACGCCGCCGGAGCTCTGACGACGGAGGTGACGATGGGGACGACGGCAAACTGCGACCCGGCCGTCCACCGCGTCCGGCCCCACGGCGGGCAGGCCGCGGTGGCCGAGCACGTTCGGGCGCTCACGGCCGACTCCGAGATAGTCGAGTCGCACGCCAACTGCGACCGGGTGCAGGACGCCTACTCCGTCCGCTGTCTCCCGCAGGTCCACGGCGCGGTGCGCGACGCCGTCGCCCACCTCCGCGAGGCGGTCGCGGTCGAACTCAACAGCGCCACCGACAACCCCCTCGTGTTCGACGCGAGAGAGGCGGACAGCCGAGCCACCGGCACCGACGACGCCGTGGTCATCTCCGGCGGCAACTTCCACGGCGAACCGCTCGCCCTCCGCCTCGACTACCTCGTGAGCGCGCTGACCGAACTCGCGGCCATCTCGGAGCGTCGCGTGGACCGGACGGTGAACCCCAACCTGCAGGAGGACCACCTGCCGCCGTTCCTCGCCGCGGACCCCGGACTCGACTCGGGGTTCATGATTCCGCAGTACACCGCGGCGTCGCTGATAAACGAGATGCGCGCGACCGGTCGCCCGTCGATGGACAACACGCCCGTCAGCGGGGGGCAGGAGGACCACGTGAGCATGAGTGCGACGAGTGCGCTCGCGGCCAAATCCGCGCTGTCGAACGCCCGGACCGTCGTCGCCGTCGAACTGCTCACCGGGGCGCAGGCGTCGGAGTTCGTCGACGACGCCCTGTCGCACGGCCGGGGGACGGCCGCCGTCTACGAACTCGTCCGGGAGGTGTCGCCGCCGGTGACCGACGACCGGAGTCTCGACGACGACATCGAAGCCGTCGCAGACGCCGTCGCCGCGGGCCGCCTCGAAGAACGCCTCGCCGACGCCGTGTGA
- the hutU gene encoding urocanate hydratase gives MDDADGADGGRHAVGDPSAEWRRYQGSPTGTDIECRGWRQEAVLRMLNNNLDPEVAERPEDLVVYGGTGRAARSWDAYDAILAELRELADDETLLVQSGKPVGVFRTHERAPRVLIANSNLVGKWDDWEHFHELEAEGKTMYGQMTAGSWAYIGTQGILQGTYETLAELGRQHFPDEEGLRGRTVVTGGLGGMGGAQPLAVTMNGGVCIAAEVDEDRIDRRIETGYCMEKTDSVAEAVERAEAAAAADESYSVGVHGNAADVLEAMLERGFVPDAVTDQTSAHDELEGYYPSGYTVEAADELRERDPERYVEESVDTMERHVDAILEMQDRGAVAFEYGNNIRGQVQSYTGRDDAFDFPGFVPAYIRPLFCRGKGPFRWVALSGDPEDIRRTDDAVLDLFPDDDRLARWIRLAREEVQFQGLPARVCWLGSRTDDEGVSERARFALKINELVADGEISAPIVVTRDHLDAGSVASPNRETEAMRDGTDAVADWPILNALVNCAAGADVVSVHDGGGVGIGNALHANNHVVLDGSDLAAEKARAVFTTDPGMGVVRHADAGYEEALDEAARSGVRVPMPPDDTGPAARSPEESNRDDDAGGETR, from the coding sequence ATGGACGACGCAGACGGCGCGGACGGCGGACGACACGCGGTCGGTGACCCCTCGGCGGAGTGGCGGCGGTATCAGGGGTCACCGACGGGCACGGACATCGAGTGCCGGGGGTGGCGACAGGAGGCGGTCCTCCGGATGCTCAACAACAACCTCGACCCCGAGGTGGCCGAACGGCCCGAGGACCTCGTGGTGTACGGCGGCACCGGCCGCGCCGCCCGGTCGTGGGACGCCTACGACGCCATCCTCGCGGAACTCCGGGAGTTGGCCGACGACGAGACCCTCCTGGTCCAGTCGGGCAAGCCGGTGGGCGTGTTCCGAACGCACGAACGCGCCCCGCGGGTGCTCATCGCCAATTCGAACCTCGTCGGCAAGTGGGACGACTGGGAGCACTTCCACGAACTGGAGGCCGAGGGGAAGACTATGTACGGCCAGATGACGGCCGGGTCGTGGGCGTACATCGGGACGCAGGGCATCCTGCAGGGGACGTACGAGACGCTGGCGGAACTCGGTCGTCAGCACTTCCCGGACGAGGAGGGCCTGCGCGGGCGAACGGTCGTCACCGGCGGACTCGGCGGGATGGGCGGCGCGCAACCCCTCGCGGTGACGATGAACGGCGGCGTCTGCATCGCCGCCGAGGTGGACGAGGACAGGATCGACCGGCGCATCGAGACGGGGTACTGCATGGAGAAGACCGACTCGGTGGCCGAGGCCGTCGAACGCGCCGAGGCGGCCGCGGCGGCGGACGAGTCCTACAGCGTCGGCGTCCACGGCAACGCCGCGGACGTGTTGGAGGCGATGCTCGAACGCGGGTTCGTCCCCGACGCGGTGACCGACCAGACCAGCGCGCACGACGAACTCGAGGGCTACTACCCGAGCGGATACACCGTCGAAGCGGCCGACGAACTCCGCGAACGCGACCCCGAGCGCTACGTCGAGGAGAGCGTCGACACGATGGAGCGACACGTGGACGCCATCCTGGAGATGCAGGACCGCGGGGCCGTCGCGTTCGAGTACGGCAACAACATCCGCGGGCAGGTGCAGTCGTACACCGGCCGCGACGACGCCTTCGACTTCCCCGGGTTCGTCCCGGCGTACATCCGACCGCTGTTCTGCCGCGGGAAGGGTCCCTTCCGGTGGGTCGCCCTCTCGGGGGACCCCGAGGACATCCGCCGGACCGACGACGCCGTCCTCGACCTGTTCCCCGACGACGACCGACTCGCCCGGTGGATTCGACTGGCCCGCGAGGAGGTGCAGTTCCAGGGCCTCCCCGCCCGCGTCTGTTGGCTCGGGTCCCGCACCGACGACGAGGGAGTGAGCGAACGCGCACGATTCGCCCTGAAGATAAACGAACTCGTCGCCGACGGCGAGATTTCGGCGCCGATAGTCGTCACCCGCGACCACCTCGACGCCGGGAGCGTCGCCAGCCCGAACCGCGAGACTGAGGCGATGCGCGACGGCACCGACGCCGTCGCGGACTGGCCCATCCTGAACGCGTTGGTGAACTGCGCGGCGGGCGCGGACGTCGTCAGCGTCCACGACGGCGGCGGCGTGGGCATCGGCAACGCCCTGCACGCGAACAACCACGTCGTCCTCGACGGCTCCGACCTGGCGGCCGAGAAGGCGCGCGCGGTGTTCACCACCGACCCCGGGATGGGCGTCGTGCGCCACGCCGATGCGGGCTACGAGGAGGCCCTCGACGAGGCGGCACGCTCTGGCGTCCGCGTTCCGATGCCGCCGGACGACACCGGCCCGGCGGCGCGGTCACCGGAGGAGAGCAACCGAGACGACGACGCGGGAGGCGAGACGCGATGA